One genomic region from Clarias gariepinus isolate MV-2021 ecotype Netherlands chromosome 20, CGAR_prim_01v2, whole genome shotgun sequence encodes:
- the LOC128508618 gene encoding histone H3, producing the protein MARTKQTARKSTGGKAPRKQLATKAARKSAPATGGVKKPHRYRPGTVALREIRRYQKSTELLIRKLPFQRLVREIAQDFKTDLRFQSSAVMALQEASEAYLVGLFEDTNLCAIHAKRVTIMPKDIQLARRIRGERA; encoded by the coding sequence ATGGCAAGAACCAAGCAGACCGCGCGTAAATCCACCGGCGGTAAGGCGCCTAGGAAGCAGCTCGCCACTAAAGCTGCCCGTAAGAGCGCGCCAGCTACCGGCGGAGTGAAGAAGCCTCACCGTTACAGGCCCGGCACTGTGGCTCTGAGGGAGATTCGCCGTTACCAGAAGTCTACCGAGCTGCTCATCCGTAAGCTGCCGTTCCAGCGTCTGGTGAGAGAAATAGCTCAGGACTTTAAGACCGACCTGCGCTTTCAGAGCTCGGCTGTCATGGCCCTGCAGGAGGCGAGCGAGGCCTATCTGGTCGGTCTGTTCGAAGACACCAACCTGTGCGCTATTCACGCCAAGAGAGTGACCATCATGCCCAAGGACATTCAGCTGGCCCGCCGTATTCGCGGAGAGCGCGCTTAA